A part of Halobaculum sp. MBLA0143 genomic DNA contains:
- a CDS encoding acyl-CoA thioesterase, which translates to MDETPGGLRSGPASPNDGDDTVSLAESYTEMTELLLPNDTNNLGRALGGAVLHWMDICGAIASMRFSSKQCVTASMDHVDFISPIDLGEVAVIEGYAFGTGRTSIDVKVDVRAENPQTGEVRETTSSFFSFVALGEEGRPAEVPELGCPTAEEAALREEAIEERRSRLEDVADRLDD; encoded by the coding sequence ATGGACGAGACACCGGGTGGCCTCCGTTCCGGGCCAGCCTCGCCGAACGACGGCGACGACACGGTCTCACTGGCGGAGTCGTACACGGAGATGACGGAACTGCTGCTCCCGAACGACACGAACAACCTGGGACGCGCGCTGGGTGGCGCCGTACTCCACTGGATGGACATCTGTGGCGCGATCGCCTCCATGCGGTTCTCCTCGAAGCAGTGTGTGACGGCGTCGATGGACCACGTCGACTTCATCAGCCCCATCGACCTCGGCGAGGTGGCCGTCATCGAGGGGTACGCGTTCGGCACCGGACGGACGAGCATCGACGTGAAGGTGGACGTACGCGCAGAGAACCCCCAGACCGGCGAGGTTCGAGAGACGACCAGCTCCTTCTTCAGCTTCGTCGCCTTGGGCGAGGAGGGTCGCCCGGCGGAGGTGCCGGAACTCGGCTGTCCGACCGCCGAGGAGGCGGCGCTCCGCGAGGAGGCCATCGAAGAGCGCCGCAGCCGACTGGAGGACGTGGCCGACCGACTCGACGACTGA
- a CDS encoding S1C family serine protease, producing MRRRQFLAAAGAGLLGGTAGCAAMERDGLAGVGAADTTGDADAPGASGGDTGPAFDSAAPETGSASEVYQQAVPSVVGVLVYDPGGQAASGSGFVTGLGPGGPHVVTNQHVVAPGDRYRLRFRGNEWRSATLVGTDVYSDLAVLRPASRPDPATPLPWVETDPEPPVGTEVLAIGSPFDLGGSASRGIVSGVDRLLPAPNNFSIPDAVQTDAALNPGNSGGPIVTAGGEVAAVASSAGGENIGFGISAALSKRVVPRLIADGEFRHAYLGVGIVEVTPTAAEVYGLSDVAGLIVTRVVSGGPTGGSLEPATDRQVRRGVAVPTGGDVLVGIGDRDVETQADLSNYLALETDPGDTVPLTVVRDGQRVTVDVTLGRRPQP from the coding sequence GTGAGACGACGACAGTTCCTGGCGGCCGCGGGGGCGGGACTCCTCGGCGGTACCGCCGGCTGCGCGGCGATGGAGCGTGACGGGCTCGCCGGCGTCGGCGCGGCCGACACTACGGGCGATGCCGACGCGCCGGGGGCGTCCGGAGGCGACACCGGCCCGGCGTTCGACTCGGCAGCGCCCGAGACCGGCTCCGCCTCCGAGGTGTACCAGCAGGCCGTTCCCTCCGTCGTCGGGGTGCTCGTGTACGACCCGGGCGGGCAGGCGGCCAGCGGCTCGGGGTTCGTCACCGGACTCGGTCCCGGCGGACCACACGTCGTGACGAACCAACACGTCGTGGCGCCCGGCGATCGGTACCGACTCCGCTTTCGCGGCAACGAGTGGCGGTCGGCGACGCTCGTCGGCACGGACGTGTACTCCGACCTGGCGGTGCTGCGGCCCGCCAGTCGCCCGGACCCCGCGACGCCGCTGCCGTGGGTGGAGACGGACCCGGAGCCGCCGGTCGGCACGGAGGTGCTCGCCATCGGCTCGCCGTTCGACCTCGGCGGATCGGCCTCCCGCGGGATCGTCAGCGGCGTCGACCGACTGCTGCCCGCGCCCAACAACTTCTCGATTCCGGACGCGGTCCAGACGGACGCCGCGTTGAACCCCGGCAACAGCGGCGGTCCGATCGTCACCGCCGGCGGCGAGGTGGCCGCGGTCGCCTCCTCCGCCGGGGGGGAGAACATCGGCTTCGGCATCTCCGCGGCGCTCTCGAAGCGGGTCGTCCCCAGACTGATCGCCGACGGGGAGTTCCGACACGCCTACCTCGGCGTCGGGATCGTGGAGGTGACCCCTACCGCGGCCGAGGTGTACGGGCTCTCCGACGTGGCCGGGCTGATCGTCACCAGAGTCGTCTCCGGCGGGCCCACCGGCGGCAGTCTGGAGCCGGCGACCGACCGCCAGGTGCGCCGCGGTGTCGCGGTCCCCACCGGCGGGGACGTGCTCGTCGGAATCGGGGACCGAGACGTCGAGACACAGGCGGACCTCTCGAACTACCTCGCACTGGAGACCGACCCGGGAGACACCGTCCCGCTGACGGTCGTCCGCGACGGCCAACGGGTGACGGTAGACGTGACGCTCGGCCGTCGACCGCAGCCGTAG
- a CDS encoding glycine betaine ABC transporter substrate-binding protein: protein MIQSRRRVLEAGGTLLTTGLAGCSVESRSSGAAGRRGADATVTVGAKNFVENRILGHIAAVALSELTDTHVLPDVPSSYERRNWTVLQSGPLDVYWEYTGTIYTSFAPTHETLPADPQALHDAVVREAEEFGVVVFPRAPFDNSFVLVADRAWSEATGVRSLSDLAAHVSAGNTGFGVAVGNDFRDRPDGWPGLTTHYGFDAAKLDALEANVQTVPIGITYELVARDDASVAMGFRTDPQLGRDSLVVLRDDRDFFPTYNPVPVADAATVTRDSPVGEVLARLGGRVGDEETIRRLNGRVADGTPPAQVAREFLEAQRVI from the coding sequence GTGATTCAATCGCGCCGGCGTGTCCTGGAGGCCGGTGGCACACTCCTGACCACGGGGTTGGCGGGGTGTTCCGTCGAGAGTCGGTCGTCGGGAGCCGCCGGGCGACGGGGAGCGGACGCGACGGTGACCGTCGGCGCCAAGAACTTCGTAGAGAACCGAATTCTGGGCCACATCGCCGCGGTCGCTCTGTCGGAACTGACGGACACTCACGTCCTGCCGGACGTGCCGTCGAGTTACGAGCGGCGCAACTGGACCGTGCTCCAGTCCGGGCCGTTGGACGTGTACTGGGAGTACACCGGGACGATCTACACCAGCTTCGCGCCGACACACGAGACGCTCCCGGCGGACCCACAGGCGCTACACGACGCCGTCGTTCGGGAGGCGGAGGAGTTCGGCGTCGTCGTGTTCCCGCGGGCCCCGTTCGACAACTCCTTCGTGCTCGTGGCCGACCGGGCGTGGAGCGAGGCGACCGGCGTCCGGTCGCTGAGTGACCTCGCAGCCCACGTCTCCGCGGGCAACACTGGCTTCGGCGTCGCCGTCGGTAACGACTTCCGCGACCGTCCGGACGGCTGGCCGGGGTTGACGACCCACTACGGGTTCGACGCCGCGAAGTTGGACGCGCTCGAGGCCAACGTCCAGACGGTCCCGATCGGGATCACCTACGAGCTGGTGGCGCGAGACGACGCCAGCGTCGCGATGGGGTTCCGGACGGACCCACAGTTGGGCCGCGACTCGTTGGTCGTCCTCCGGGACGACCGCGACTTCTTCCCGACGTACAACCCCGTACCCGTCGCGGACGCGGCGACGGTGACCCGGGACTCGCCCGTCGGCGAGGTGCTGGCGCGGCTCGGCGGCCGCGTCGGCGACGAGGAGACGATCCGACGGCTGAACGGGCGTGTCGCCGACGGCACTCCCCCGGCACAGGTCGCCAGGGAGTTTCTAGAGGCACAGCGCGTGATCTGA
- a CDS encoding ATP-binding protein — MAGGDDRPGGERAVGAVRVVVRLLPARVRESYSAKLLVALLLIVVVVAVSGVLVQAQLSSVLEADVDERLLTQTESEADELSEFVAAGRSQAVLVSDTAGLSGDPARLSRLLSDKLSKLPASTANLHLVSVRDGTVVATTDDRLARGEPLGPAVRLGTVAFDGFTDSYVTDPFQNPRGTRVIGFVSPVSASPETLLILTVRADSVDETFQAVTQDGFTRVVAANGRVVVAGDAAATGRPYQMATNATAPVVARGRDGESGIVDDGARERTLEGDYVQAYAPVSGTDWVLVKHAPTAQAYRLERTVTRGIGLLVVLTLVGVVVIGGVAGRDTVSAVRTLSRRAEAIEAGDYDVRLDNDRDDEIGELFTAVRRMRDRLVEQIRVAEDAGATAQAARAELERRNEAVENQKAMISVLNRFLRHNLRNRLNVVIGHLELLEAGVAPDERSRRRQQIRDTLRGLLTKADKARYVESLATDDTARERIDAGELLQTEVDHLESTFEDATVHRSVDEDLFVRGHDTLAVVFENLLENAVVHNDRETPTVEVRATADGDAVRVRIADDGPGIPDAEVETLSAGYETAVSHASGIGLWVTNWVVSELDGQLRFDDRDPRGTVAVVRLPRVDGGETDSGDGDSGNEGDDSDRATPEGGVGTL; from the coding sequence GTGGCGGGGGGTGACGACAGACCGGGTGGCGAGCGCGCCGTCGGGGCCGTCCGAGTAGTCGTCAGACTACTGCCGGCCCGCGTTCGGGAGTCGTACTCGGCGAAGCTGTTGGTGGCCCTGTTGTTGATCGTCGTCGTGGTCGCGGTCAGTGGCGTCCTCGTCCAGGCACAGCTGTCGTCCGTGTTGGAGGCGGACGTGGACGAACGACTGCTGACACAGACGGAGTCGGAGGCCGACGAGCTGTCGGAGTTCGTCGCCGCCGGCCGGTCACAGGCCGTGTTGGTGTCCGACACCGCCGGACTCTCCGGCGACCCCGCCCGGCTCTCGCGGCTGTTGAGCGACAAGCTGTCGAAGCTGCCGGCGTCGACCGCGAACCTCCACCTCGTGTCCGTCCGAGACGGGACTGTCGTCGCCACGACGGACGACCGGCTCGCGCGCGGTGAGCCGCTCGGCCCCGCCGTCCGACTCGGAACGGTCGCGTTCGACGGGTTCACGGACAGCTACGTGACGGACCCGTTCCAGAACCCCCGTGGGACCCGGGTGATCGGGTTCGTCTCCCCGGTGTCGGCGTCGCCCGAGACGCTGTTGATCCTCACCGTCCGCGCCGACAGCGTCGACGAGACGTTCCAGGCCGTCACCCAGGACGGCTTCACTCGAGTCGTCGCCGCCAACGGACGAGTGGTGGTCGCCGGTGACGCCGCCGCGACCGGCCGGCCGTACCAGATGGCGACGAACGCGACCGCGCCGGTCGTCGCCCGCGGCCGCGACGGTGAGTCGGGGATCGTCGACGACGGCGCCAGGGAACGGACGCTCGAGGGTGACTACGTCCAGGCGTACGCTCCGGTCAGTGGGACGGACTGGGTGCTGGTGAAACACGCTCCGACGGCCCAGGCCTACCGACTGGAGCGCACTGTCACCCGCGGAATCGGCCTGTTGGTCGTGCTCACCCTCGTGGGTGTCGTCGTCATCGGCGGCGTCGCCGGCCGCGACACCGTCTCTGCCGTCCGCACCCTCTCGCGGCGAGCGGAGGCGATCGAGGCCGGCGACTACGACGTGCGGCTGGACAACGACCGCGACGACGAGATCGGCGAGCTGTTCACCGCCGTCCGACGGATGCGCGACCGACTGGTCGAACAGATCCGGGTGGCGGAAGACGCCGGCGCCACCGCACAGGCGGCCCGGGCGGAGCTGGAACGCCGCAACGAGGCCGTCGAGAACCAGAAGGCGATGATCTCCGTGCTCAACCGGTTCCTCCGACACAACCTCCGCAACCGACTCAACGTCGTGATCGGACACCTCGAGCTCCTGGAGGCGGGCGTCGCCCCCGACGAGCGCTCGCGGCGCCGCCAACAGATTCGGGACACACTGCGTGGGCTGTTGACGAAGGCGGACAAGGCCCGGTACGTCGAGTCGCTGGCGACCGACGACACCGCCCGCGAGCGGATCGACGCCGGCGAACTCCTCCAGACGGAGGTGGACCACCTGGAGTCGACGTTCGAGGACGCGACCGTCCACCGTTCGGTCGACGAGGACCTGTTCGTCCGGGGCCACGACACCCTCGCGGTCGTGTTCGAGAACCTCCTGGAGAACGCCGTCGTCCACAACGACCGCGAGACGCCGACCGTCGAGGTGCGGGCGACCGCCGACGGCGACGCCGTCCGCGTCCGGATCGCCGACGACGGCCCGGGGATCCCGGACGCGGAGGTGGAGACGCTGTCTGCCGGGTACGAGACCGCCGTCAGCCACGCCAGCGGAATCGGGCTGTGGGTGACCAACTGGGTCGTCTCCGAGCTCGACGGGCAGCTCCGGTTCGACGACCGCGACCCCCGCGGCACTGTCGCCGTCGTCCGACTCCCGCGTGTCGACGGCGGCGAGACGGACAGTGGGGACGGGGACTCCGGCAACGAGGGGGACGACAGCGACAGAGCGACTCCCGAGGGTGGCGTCGGAACACTGTAG
- a CDS encoding creatininase family protein — protein sequence MRLAEQTWPELRDSLDGESLAVVPTGSTEQHGPHLPLATDYLIAESLAEAATEETGAVLTPPVRIAVSEHHRQFHGTMWVEPELFRDYVESFVRNLTYHGFDRVLFVNAHGGNVQHLREVGRRLRRDRTAYAIEWMWDESIPDLVDGLFEQNGPHGGPKETSMIMHVARELVREDRLADARDGGLTEMTAADARQFGARTFYESVDNSDNGVFGDQTDATPEKGAQLFEAATEQLVHLIEWLDDQPFDALMPDPHK from the coding sequence ATGCGCCTGGCAGAGCAGACCTGGCCGGAGCTGCGCGACAGCTTGGACGGGGAGTCGCTCGCGGTCGTCCCCACGGGGTCGACGGAGCAACACGGGCCACACCTCCCGCTGGCGACGGACTACCTGATCGCGGAGTCGTTGGCCGAGGCGGCGACCGAGGAGACGGGTGCCGTGCTCACGCCGCCGGTCCGGATCGCAGTGTCGGAACACCACCGACAGTTCCACGGGACGATGTGGGTCGAGCCGGAGCTGTTCCGCGACTACGTCGAGAGCTTCGTCCGGAACCTCACCTACCACGGCTTCGACCGCGTGTTGTTCGTCAACGCTCACGGGGGCAACGTCCAACACCTCCGCGAGGTGGGTCGCCGACTCCGCCGCGACCGAACCGCCTACGCGATCGAGTGGATGTGGGACGAGTCGATTCCGGATCTGGTCGACGGCCTGTTCGAACAGAACGGCCCCCACGGCGGCCCAAAAGAGACGTCGATGATAATGCACGTCGCCCGGGAGCTCGTCCGCGAGGATCGGCTCGCAGACGCCCGGGACGGCGGGCTGACGGAGATGACGGCCGCCGACGCCCGGCAGTTCGGCGCGCGGACGTTCTACGAGTCGGTGGACAACTCCGACAACGGCGTGTTCGGCGACCAGACGGACGCCACCCCGGAGAAGGGCGCCCAGTTGTTCGAGGCGGCGACGGAACAGCTCGTCCACCTGATCGAGTGGCTGGACGACCAGCCGTTCGACGCGCTGATGCCGGATCCACACAAGTGA
- a CDS encoding AIR synthase-related protein: MTSEDDAPDGRPDGSGEEPAETERLGKVDDDFFADLIAPDLGADREDVSLGPAHGVDFGVVDVGDQALVTATDPLSVLPALGFERAGRFAVSFALSDVAVSGIAPSHVAVSLSLPTEMDRSEFAAFWDGLTAECADLGVAVVTGHTAQYPAASYPWVGATTVFGVGDHADVIRPDGARPGDDLVVTEGPAVETAGLLSTLFPEEFAALGAETVADAQACLDRTGVTRDARAAVTAAREAHGDTLAAPISAMHDATEGGLRGALCETAAASGVRLDVTRERVPTDPAALAVADHLGIDPWACTTAGSLLLAVDPAATETVVAALEDRGTAAAAAGSVREGEGVRIDGERVEPPDEDPSWDAWATLDGA; this comes from the coding sequence GTGACGTCCGAGGACGACGCGCCGGACGGTCGACCCGACGGGTCGGGCGAGGAACCCGCCGAGACGGAACGGCTCGGGAAGGTCGACGACGACTTCTTCGCCGACCTGATCGCGCCCGACCTCGGTGCCGACCGCGAGGACGTGTCGCTCGGCCCCGCACACGGTGTCGACTTCGGTGTGGTGGACGTGGGCGACCAGGCGCTCGTGACGGCGACGGACCCCCTTTCGGTCCTGCCCGCACTGGGGTTCGAGCGCGCCGGCCGGTTCGCCGTCTCGTTCGCGCTGTCGGATGTGGCCGTCTCCGGGATCGCCCCCTCGCACGTCGCCGTCTCGCTGTCGCTCCCGACCGAGATGGACCGCTCGGAGTTCGCGGCGTTCTGGGACGGACTCACGGCGGAGTGTGCCGACCTCGGCGTTGCGGTCGTCACGGGCCACACGGCACAGTACCCCGCAGCGTCGTACCCCTGGGTCGGCGCGACGACCGTCTTCGGCGTCGGCGACCACGCGGACGTGATCCGCCCGGACGGCGCTCGTCCGGGCGACGATCTCGTCGTCACGGAGGGGCCGGCCGTCGAGACTGCCGGACTCCTGTCGACGTTGTTCCCCGAGGAATTCGCCGCGTTGGGTGCCGAGACGGTCGCGGACGCGCAGGCGTGTCTCGACCGGACGGGCGTCACCCGCGACGCTCGGGCCGCCGTGACTGCCGCTCGGGAGGCGCACGGAGACACACTCGCTGCGCCGATCTCCGCGATGCACGACGCCACCGAGGGCGGACTGCGCGGCGCGCTGTGTGAGACCGCCGCCGCTAGCGGGGTCCGGCTCGACGTGACCCGCGAGCGGGTGCCGACCGATCCGGCGGCACTCGCCGTCGCGGACCACCTCGGGATCGACCCCTGGGCGTGTACGACGGCCGGGAGTCTCCTCCTGGCCGTCGACCCCGCCGCGACGGAGACTGTCGTCGCGGCGCTGGAGGATCGCGGGACGGCCGCCGCGGCCGCGGGGAGTGTGCGGGAGGGTGAAGGCGTCCGGATCGACGGCGAGCGTGTCGAGCCGCCCGACGAAGACCCGTCGTGGGACGCCTGGGCGACGCTCGACGGAGCGTAG
- a CDS encoding alpha/beta hydrolase: protein MTRAALDPAFAEAVAEIEALGVPEWHALATADARRVEDELFSTDAHLPVARATDLGFDGPGGRVPVRVYRPEETPAPTLVFYHGGGWQLGTLDSADGICRRLCRRLGAVVVSVDYRLAPEHPFPAAVADAVAAVEWVDGVVADLGGDGSVGVAGTSAGGNLAAAVALAAAADRPLGFDLDVDLAVQALFYPMLAPGFDGDSRQEHADGPLLTVRDVREFWRTYLANPADAANPYAVPLQADERVLSSVAPAVVAVGSHDPLRSEAVAYARRLRAAGVAVDETVAEGLPHGFVSFADDASEEETGVPAAERASDAVLADVDARL, encoded by the coding sequence GTGACTCGTGCAGCACTCGACCCGGCGTTCGCCGAGGCGGTCGCGGAGATCGAGGCCCTCGGCGTCCCGGAGTGGCACGCGCTCGCCACGGCGGACGCCAGGCGCGTCGAGGACGAACTGTTCTCCACGGACGCGCACCTCCCGGTCGCGCGGGCGACGGACCTGGGGTTCGACGGCCCGGGCGGCCGCGTCCCGGTACGGGTGTACCGCCCCGAGGAGACGCCCGCGCCGACGCTGGTCTTCTACCACGGCGGCGGCTGGCAGCTCGGCACGCTCGACTCCGCCGATGGGATCTGTCGCCGGCTCTGCCGCCGGCTCGGCGCGGTCGTCGTGAGCGTGGACTACCGCCTCGCGCCCGAGCACCCGTTCCCGGCGGCCGTCGCGGACGCGGTCGCGGCCGTCGAGTGGGTCGACGGCGTCGTGGCGGATCTGGGCGGCGACGGCAGCGTCGGCGTCGCGGGCACGAGCGCCGGGGGGAACCTCGCGGCGGCGGTCGCGCTCGCGGCCGCCGCCGACCGCCCGCTCGGCTTCGATCTGGACGTGGACCTGGCGGTGCAGGCGTTGTTCTACCCGATGCTCGCGCCCGGCTTCGACGGCGACTCGCGGCAGGAACACGCCGACGGGCCGTTGCTGACCGTCCGGGACGTGCGGGAGTTCTGGCGGACGTACCTGGCGAACCCGGCGGACGCCGCGAACCCCTACGCCGTGCCGTTGCAGGCCGACGAGAGGGTGCTGTCGAGCGTCGCGCCCGCGGTCGTCGCCGTCGGGAGTCACGACCCGCTGCGTTCCGAGGCGGTGGCGTACGCGCGCCGCCTGCGCGCTGCCGGCGTGGCGGTCGACGAGACCGTCGCCGAGGGACTGCCACACGGGTTCGTCTCGTTCGCGGACGACGCGAGCGAAGAAGAGACGGGTGTGCCGGCTGCCGAGCGAGCCTCCGACGCCGTCCTCGCAGACGTGGACGCTCGACTCTGA